One window from the genome of Labeo rohita strain BAU-BD-2019 chromosome 10, IGBB_LRoh.1.0, whole genome shotgun sequence encodes:
- the ptgdsa gene encoding prostaglandin D2 synthase a isoform X2, with protein sequence MKITLFAGRWYRVGLAYDSPRFVRHRSKLTISMGTVEPKENGNVNMTMWSLSSSGCHSKVYIYRKTSVPGLFTYYSTRHRRVKDITVVETNYTEYALVLKYKKFNKDFTQVALYGRTKKLRADVMEKFRAYATAQGFSKDSILTPPAAENCPPSGS encoded by the exons TTTGCAGGGAGGTGGTATCGGGTCGGTCTGGCCTATGATTCTCCACGTTTTGTGCGGCACAGAAGCAAACTCACCATCTCTATGGGCACGGTGGAGCCGAAGGAGAATGGGAACGTCAACATGACCATGTGGAGTTTAAG TTCCTCTGGCTGTCATTCTAAGGTCTACATCTATAGGAAGACATCTGTACCGGGCTTATTCACCTACTACAGCACTC GTCACAGAAGGGTGAAGGATATTACTGTGGTGGAGACAAACTACACAGAGTACGCCCTGGTCCTCAAATACAAGAAGTTTAACAAGGATTTCACACAAGTGGCCCTTTATG GTCGTACTAAGAAGTTGAGGGCGGATGTGATGGAGAAGTTCAGAGCGTATGCCACGGCTCAAGGATTCTCTAAAGACTCCATACTGACCCCACCAGCTGCTG